From the Candidatus Bathyarchaeia archaeon genome, one window contains:
- a CDS encoding SRPBCC domain-containing protein: protein MSGGIAIKEISIRAVPSGVFAALTKPAKLDTWFTTGSKVDLRVGGSYTNKDKDAGRFLEIVPNKRLRFTWDNPDHAPGTIVEIVLTRNREGTTVSLLHHGFSKRKDFEHYSSNVSGWSWALFNLKAYLEGKPVVQYEDWLKKK from the coding sequence GTGAGCGGTGGAATCGCCATTAAGGAGATTTCTATTCGCGCTGTCCCGTCAGGAGTTTTCGCCGCCCTGACAAAGCCCGCAAAGCTGGACACGTGGTTCACAACAGGGTCCAAGGTCGACCTCCGCGTCGGAGGAAGCTACACCAATAAGGACAAGGATGCTGGAAGATTTCTCGAGATTGTGCCCAACAAACGCCTCCGGTTCACATGGGACAACCCGGATCATGCACCGGGAACCATAGTGGAAATAGTCCTCACCAGAAACCGGGAAGGAACAACCGTTTCACTATTACATCACGGTTTTAGCAAGAGGAAGGATTTCGAACACTACTCTTCCAACGTGTCCGGCTGGAGCTGGGCGCTTTTCAATCTGAAAGCCTACCTTGAAGGGAAACCAGTGGTCCAGTACGAAGATTGGCTCAAGAAAAAGTGA
- a CDS encoding right-handed parallel beta-helix repeat-containing protein gives MQIVISWLSQGRKSASYKIVLLLSLAIASSQLLLTISSQSVTPTPAPSPEAAATPMLPPFVGRVCLVPGDSTACPQTLPRLTADSTGRLDVSVNVLGSPSFNASGVYLHWDPTVMNATGLDLTNTILASHISDSCINNVGSGCGSHDGFGVAHLDIIGANTAAPSSGRLFKISLIGPAGADPHIGFATGCSTISIGFASTTGSVPNTDLCLILGMFTTTICTTLCIATLTADPESVQSQSLGVHLPTALSSVPRPGNITGIFTGGGAPNFADTWVLPYQVVLPGNITGWKAQFMNGVINSTTVPPTPIGIQLKVFRKTIPTAPTLLTVAEAGPIHDPRPVLSARLPDYPFVLTEWTVIPYYTDSLITVLPGDFIGLTIQSNSTYGIYEYPTTNVTGSARIVTRNVPLNGTINLADIFTGTLPGSAPAVEITIQPSPAKLDTPGDGIPDFVALSPEMQALGVDPCRKTVLVQLDYMQPAQGLYTFKPLQQALDIVTNAFDSAPTPAAASCPYQGFPLKSTGIKLIFDVRNAIPEQDALSFTHSEPMSFDTVKATYFDANRAHYFHYGLFINQTSPGDTESGVGETFGSNFIVSLGLWTNKVGSVNEQAGTLMHELGHNLGLMHGGTDEVNRKPNYLSVMSYEHQVVGIITKTPTGNVTRFDYSSQALPTLNETSLNDWTVLSNASDYTSWVCPDHRTVKRDLLNHPLDWSCSGTFTAGIVNDLNNDTLKSVLTGHDDWSNLRFNFVQSDNFNVGCRINCDIGCRINCDIGCRIFCDIGCRIGCDIGCRIGCDFGQELNRPTAVAIEASWAAYFSTPHRSTSMSVNCVPASVVVNNPSTCTASVSDADSGTSKTPTTTVSFLSSQSGTFTPSTCSLTGTGATATCAVSYSPAATSVGPQTITGGYAGDVSHLGSSGSTSINGLSFPTFPVSTNTTLTTDLTGRIVIGADNVTLNCNGHTIQGITTDQLAGAYPGILLNNRRGVIVENCRVTNFYIGIQLLSSTRSLVFHNSAYSNSYGYMITQSTLDALFLNNATNNLHDGFRLEASSLIGLAGNRANINHDNGFLLISSPSNGILFNSANGNGAYGFALTSHSSNNLVQSNLACTNSIFDAYQDTTSTGNIYRNNIFCKTSGLPRRT, from the coding sequence GTGCAGATAGTAATCAGTTGGCTGAGTCAGGGACGCAAATCCGCCTCATATAAGATAGTCTTACTTCTGAGCCTCGCGATTGCTTCGTCACAGCTCCTGTTAACAATCAGTTCACAATCAGTGACACCGACTCCGGCGCCTTCCCCGGAGGCGGCTGCAACACCCATGCTTCCACCCTTCGTCGGTCGAGTATGCCTAGTCCCGGGGGATTCTACTGCCTGTCCGCAAACTCTTCCTCGCCTGACTGCAGACTCTACCGGTCGGTTAGACGTCTCGGTAAACGTTCTCGGATCACCCAGCTTCAACGCGTCAGGGGTATACCTTCACTGGGACCCAACCGTAATGAACGCGACTGGCCTGGACCTGACGAACACAATTCTCGCTAGTCACATCAGTGATAGTTGCATCAACAATGTCGGATCTGGATGTGGATCGCACGATGGCTTCGGCGTCGCACATCTTGATATCATCGGCGCCAACACAGCCGCTCCATCCTCGGGCCGACTGTTCAAAATATCTCTCATAGGACCAGCCGGAGCAGATCCTCACATCGGATTTGCAACGGGCTGTTCCACAATCTCAATCGGATTTGCCTCGACAACGGGCAGCGTACCGAACACTGATCTATGTTTGATCTTGGGCATGTTCACGACCACTATCTGCACGACCCTTTGCATAGCAACCCTAACAGCGGACCCTGAAAGTGTTCAATCACAATCGCTAGGAGTGCATCTTCCAACTGCTCTCTCTTCGGTACCACGTCCAGGCAATATCACAGGCATTTTTACGGGAGGCGGCGCGCCGAACTTCGCTGACACATGGGTCTTGCCCTATCAGGTCGTGCTACCGGGCAACATCACCGGCTGGAAAGCCCAGTTCATGAACGGCGTAATAAATTCGACTACCGTCCCACCAACCCCCATAGGGATCCAGCTCAAAGTATTCAGGAAGACCATCCCGACCGCACCAACCCTCCTCACAGTTGCTGAGGCAGGGCCAATCCATGATCCGAGACCCGTGCTTTCAGCCAGACTACCCGATTATCCGTTTGTGCTCACTGAATGGACAGTCATACCTTACTACACGGACAGTCTGATCACTGTTCTCCCTGGCGATTTCATCGGGCTTACAATCCAGTCAAATTCCACCTACGGAATCTATGAGTATCCAACCACGAATGTTACCGGCTCAGCAAGGATCGTTACGAGGAACGTTCCTCTCAACGGCACAATCAATCTAGCGGACATTTTCACAGGCACACTCCCTGGATCCGCACCGGCCGTCGAGATAACAATTCAACCTTCTCCAGCTAAGCTCGACACCCCAGGGGATGGAATACCTGACTTCGTCGCTCTATCCCCGGAGATGCAAGCTCTTGGGGTCGATCCATGCCGGAAAACCGTGCTAGTACAACTGGACTACATGCAGCCAGCTCAAGGTCTCTACACTTTCAAGCCGCTTCAACAGGCTCTTGACATTGTGACCAATGCTTTCGACTCGGCTCCTACTCCAGCTGCCGCAAGTTGTCCATACCAAGGATTTCCCTTGAAGTCAACCGGCATCAAGCTCATATTTGATGTCAGGAACGCGATTCCCGAGCAGGATGCCCTTAGCTTCACACATAGCGAACCCATGTCGTTCGACACCGTGAAGGCAACCTACTTCGACGCTAACAGGGCGCACTACTTCCACTATGGCCTGTTCATCAACCAGACATCTCCAGGCGACACTGAGTCCGGCGTTGGGGAGACATTCGGAAGCAACTTCATTGTCAGTCTTGGTCTTTGGACCAACAAGGTAGGATCAGTAAACGAGCAAGCGGGCACGCTCATGCATGAGCTAGGTCACAACCTTGGTCTAATGCATGGTGGCACTGATGAGGTCAACAGAAAACCCAACTATCTTAGCGTGATGAGCTACGAACACCAAGTAGTAGGCATCATAACAAAGACTCCGACAGGAAACGTGACCCGATTCGACTATTCAAGCCAAGCCTTGCCGACGCTTAACGAGACTAGCCTGAACGACTGGACGGTCTTGTCGAACGCGAGCGACTATACGAGCTGGGTATGTCCTGACCATCGAACCGTGAAGAGAGACCTGCTGAATCATCCGTTGGACTGGAGCTGCAGTGGAACCTTCACCGCAGGCATCGTGAACGATCTCAATAATGACACTCTGAAAAGCGTTCTGACCGGTCATGATGACTGGTCAAATCTTCGGTTCAACTTCGTCCAGAGTGACAACTTCAATGTTGGCTGCAGGATAAACTGCGACATCGGATGCCGAATTAACTGTGATATCGGATGCAGGATCTTCTGTGACATAGGCTGTCGCATAGGGTGCGACATTGGGTGTCGGATAGGATGCGACTTTGGCCAGGAACTTAACCGCCCGACAGCAGTCGCGATCGAGGCTAGCTGGGCTGCCTACTTCTCGACACCGCATCGCTCCACATCCATGAGCGTCAACTGTGTTCCCGCTTCCGTCGTAGTGAACAATCCTAGCACCTGCACTGCCTCGGTGAGCGATGCCGACTCTGGGACATCAAAAACCCCCACCACGACCGTTAGCTTCCTGAGCAGCCAGTCGGGAACATTCACTCCTTCCACCTGCTCCTTGACGGGCACTGGGGCGACCGCGACCTGCGCAGTAAGCTACAGCCCCGCCGCTACTTCTGTCGGCCCCCAGACTATTACCGGTGGCTATGCAGGGGATGTGAGCCACCTCGGCAGCAGCGGGTCCACCTCGATCAACGGCCTCTCCTTCCCCACCTTCCCAGTTAGCACCAATACTACTCTAACCACTGACCTTACCGGTCGCATAGTGATCGGTGCGGACAATGTCACGTTGAATTGTAACGGGCACACTATCCAGGGAATCACAACAGACCAGCTCGCAGGCGCATATCCAGGCATTCTGTTGAATAATCGGAGGGGAGTGATTGTTGAAAACTGTCGAGTCACAAACTTCTACATAGGAATCCAGCTCTTATCCTCAACGCGAAGTCTTGTCTTCCATAACAGCGCCTATTCCAACAGCTACGGATACATGATAACCCAGTCTACCCTCGATGCGCTGTTCCTCAACAATGCGACCAATAATCTTCACGATGGTTTCCGCTTGGAAGCATCAAGCCTTATCGGTCTCGCAGGCAACCGGGCAAACATCAACCATGATAACGGGTTTCTATTAATCAGCTCACCATCGAACGGTATTCTATTCAACAGCGCGAACGGGAACGGCGCCTATGGATTCGCACTGACCTCACATTCCTCCAACAACCTTGTTCAGAGTAATCTTGCATGCACGAACAGCATCTTTGACGCGTATCAGGACACGACGAGCACTGGCAATATCTACAGGAACAACATATTCTGCAAGACCAGCGGACTACCTCGCAGGACCTGA
- a CDS encoding metal-dependent hydrolase produces the protein MDLPSHLSFGLAIGAVFFGNNPEIVLLIGLGTLIPDLDREYWYVRQQVYAEEQYHRARFHNVFMILIGYLVNPFFSLGIFLHMLQDSFTTAKDRGVEWFYPLTRLVKRGMYDQTMSQSTPDPNVRVYFYQEDVLGYVNAADPDLREGSQPVPWRRVYGFAQNSHLLDRGFLVGSLAVIAIWLAYPFGLAHAHPFAELIESNPVWAVGYSAIAMLFAAGETQRRDKLPKLPQLKPFQVPLFVVGIALLAGWFVLFRLEILANLQNILADPIPLLEGVVAIPVISYILVRYYTRGGRKAIV, from the coding sequence TTGGACCTTCCTTCGCATCTCTCGTTCGGATTGGCCATTGGAGCGGTCTTTTTCGGGAACAATCCTGAGATCGTGTTATTGATCGGTCTCGGAACGTTGATCCCTGATCTTGACAGGGAATACTGGTACGTCAGACAGCAAGTCTACGCCGAAGAGCAGTATCACCGCGCAAGATTCCACAACGTATTCATGATACTCATCGGTTACTTGGTAAACCCATTCTTCTCCCTGGGGATCTTTCTCCACATGCTTCAAGACTCCTTCACAACCGCGAAGGACAGGGGCGTCGAATGGTTCTACCCTCTAACGAGACTCGTGAAACGAGGAATGTACGACCAGACCATGAGCCAGAGTACGCCCGACCCGAACGTAAGAGTCTACTTCTATCAGGAGGATGTACTCGGATACGTCAACGCCGCGGACCCGGACCTAAGGGAGGGAAGCCAGCCTGTTCCCTGGAGACGAGTCTACGGATTCGCCCAGAATAGTCATCTTCTGGATCGTGGATTCCTAGTAGGTTCTCTAGCAGTCATTGCAATCTGGCTGGCGTACCCGTTTGGACTTGCCCATGCGCACCCGTTTGCAGAACTCATTGAATCCAACCCAGTCTGGGCGGTCGGCTACTCGGCGATTGCGATGCTGTTCGCAGCGGGGGAAACGCAAAGGAGAGACAAGCTTCCAAAGCTGCCGCAGTTAAAACCGTTTCAGGTTCCATTGTTTGTGGTCGGCATCGCTCTTCTCGCGGGTTGGTTCGTATTGTTCCGGTTGGAAATCCTGGCGAACTTGCAGAATATTCTCGCCGATCCGATTCCCTTGCTTGAAGGCGTGGTTGCAATCCCCGTTATCTCATACATCCTCGTTCGATATTACACTCGAGGCGGTAGGAAGGCTATCGTTTAG
- a CDS encoding PKD domain-containing protein: MRTLLLVALLVIGMIAVPALPRAHAASGTYFDSVVVVAMENQNYADVMGTGAGSSNAPFIATLLAAGATIPLYHGYGASGRTIGGCSAGCYTALISGSDQGISDGYSCCINAPTLMDRMASGGLKWQAFCEDGCPRGNDHFPFTGFSSIHTSSNIHGSTGPLDPEYVAALNSGSPANFIWLTPTDGHNMHDNSIQTGDSYLHDLLVGSSGSLASPASGSVLASTLFAPGYRTMLMLWWDEYDPAPIMFYSPGIVKQGYVSSSDVYDEFSILHLMENNFGLSTLAANDAAAAPMTEIFGMSNPSDLTTSFTLSPSIPVVNSPVTFTATILGGMGPYTISWDFGDGNTATGASVTHTYAGVQSYIVTETVQDSSTPPKTSTSSQTVNDKAASGSSGGGSGGGPSGGCFLCGTFSAISTSMWLLVIGGLLGLIGSLVLLTVRARANLARTKRRMNHTHR, from the coding sequence TTGAGAACTCTATTACTAGTCGCATTGCTAGTCATTGGGATGATTGCAGTGCCTGCTCTTCCGCGGGCACATGCAGCGTCAGGAACCTACTTCGACAGTGTCGTTGTCGTAGCGATGGAGAACCAGAATTATGCAGATGTTATGGGTACCGGAGCTGGAAGCTCGAATGCTCCATTTATTGCAACCCTGTTGGCCGCTGGAGCGACGATTCCTCTTTACCATGGTTACGGTGCCTCCGGGAGGACTATTGGAGGATGTTCAGCTGGCTGCTATACGGCGTTGATTTCCGGATCTGACCAGGGAATCTCTGACGGGTACTCTTGCTGTATCAACGCTCCCACCCTCATGGATCGAATGGCCTCGGGAGGTCTGAAATGGCAGGCGTTCTGCGAGGACGGATGTCCGAGAGGAAACGACCACTTCCCCTTCACAGGATTTTCCAGCATTCACACGAGTTCCAACATTCACGGGAGCACTGGTCCGCTCGATCCCGAGTATGTGGCAGCGTTGAACTCCGGATCGCCTGCCAATTTCATCTGGCTGACTCCAACGGATGGCCACAACATGCACGACAACTCCATCCAGACCGGAGACTCATATCTCCACGACCTCCTCGTCGGATCGTCAGGATCTTTGGCGAGTCCAGCTTCAGGATCGGTTCTGGCCAGCACTCTCTTTGCGCCCGGGTACAGGACTATGCTGATGCTCTGGTGGGACGAGTACGACCCAGCTCCGATCATGTTCTACAGTCCAGGAATTGTCAAGCAGGGTTACGTTTCCTCTAGCGACGTGTATGACGAGTTCTCGATTCTCCATCTGATGGAGAACAACTTCGGTCTGTCAACTCTGGCCGCGAACGATGCCGCTGCAGCGCCGATGACCGAAATCTTTGGAATGTCTAATCCGTCGGACCTGACAACGAGCTTCACACTCTCTCCCTCAATCCCTGTCGTGAACTCACCTGTAACGTTCACGGCAACAATCCTGGGAGGAATGGGCCCCTACACTATAAGCTGGGATTTCGGTGATGGTAATACCGCCACTGGAGCCTCAGTCACCCATACCTACGCTGGTGTTCAGTCGTACATAGTGACTGAGACCGTTCAAGACTCGTCTACTCCACCGAAAACCTCTACCAGCTCTCAAACAGTCAATGACAAAGCGGCTTCTGGAAGCTCAGGCGGAGGATCAGGAGGAGGTCCCAGCGGAGGCTGCTTCCTCTGTGGGACGTTCTCTGCGATCTCTACCAGCATGTGGCTGCTTGTTATCGGTGGGCTTTTGGGGTTGATTGGCTCGCTTGTTCTGCTCACGGTTAGGGCGCGGGCGAATCTGGCGCGGACGAAGCGACGGATGAATCACACGCATCGCTAA
- a CDS encoding VOC family protein, protein MTVEVQIEGQDFIALNGGPQFKFTVAISFSVDCKTQEEVDRLWQKLTDGGEEGACGWLKPGNPSSCESHFFLSQSSYWTTGFPSR, encoded by the coding sequence ATGACTGTGGAAGTCCAAATCGAGGGACAAGATTTCATCGCATTAAACGGTGGACCCCAATTCAAGTTCACCGTAGCCATATCGTTCTCGGTGGACTGCAAAACACAGGAGGAAGTGGACAGGCTTTGGCAGAAGCTTACCGACGGCGGAGAAGAAGGAGCGTGCGGCTGGCTCAAACCAGGGAACCCAAGTAGTTGCGAGTCTCACTTTTTCTTGAGCCAATCTTCGTACTGGACCACTGGTTTCCCTTCAAGGTAG
- a CDS encoding luciferase family protein yields MTSGLREWLLQLPGVVEGPHSFGGTEYQVNGRQFMHSHGPRYLDIHLSREDQERVLREGKAERHRFTPARAGWVTFHVRSEGDVEKAKELITLAYNDARKITAFREQRPSS; encoded by the coding sequence ATGACTAGTGGATTGAGAGAGTGGTTGTTACAATTGCCGGGTGTTGTTGAAGGACCGCATAGTTTTGGCGGAACTGAATATCAGGTCAACGGTCGCCAGTTCATGCACAGCCATGGCCCGAGATATCTGGACATTCACTTGTCGCGCGAGGACCAAGAGCGGGTGCTTCGTGAAGGCAAGGCTGAGAGGCACCGGTTTACACCGGCACGGGCCGGATGGGTTACCTTCCATGTACGATCCGAGGGAGATGTCGAGAAGGCGAAGGAATTGATCACATTGGCCTACAATGATGCGCGGAAGATAACGGCGTTTCGAGAACAGCGTCCTTCTTCATGA